The following proteins are co-located in the Microbacterium sp. Clip185 genome:
- a CDS encoding GNAT family acetyltransferase: MTTLRIRPFATSDTEAVVALWREAGLTRPWNDPYRDIERKLTVQPELFLVATRGERVCGSVMAGYDGHRGWLYYLAVDSADRGIGVGRRLVREAEERLTALGCPKVQLMVRPENSRTRGFYAALGYEDFDTWATGKRLIADEPGPPRP; this comes from the coding sequence GTGACGACGCTCCGCATCCGCCCCTTCGCGACCTCCGACACCGAGGCGGTCGTGGCGCTCTGGCGCGAAGCGGGCCTGACCCGGCCGTGGAACGATCCGTACCGCGACATCGAGCGCAAGCTCACCGTGCAACCGGAGCTCTTCCTCGTCGCGACACGCGGGGAACGTGTCTGCGGCTCGGTCATGGCCGGCTACGACGGCCACCGCGGCTGGCTGTACTACCTGGCGGTCGACTCTGCCGACCGGGGGATCGGGGTGGGGCGTCGACTGGTCCGAGAGGCCGAGGAGCGACTGACGGCGCTGGGATGTCCGAAGGTCCAGCTCATGGTCCGCCCCGAGAACTCCCGGACGCGCGGGTTCTACGCGGCCCTGGGGTACGAGGACTTCGACACCTGGGCCACCGGGAAGCGCCTCATCGCCGACGAACCAGGCCCGCCCCGCCCGTAG
- a CDS encoding DUF3046 domain-containing protein, translating to MRRSEFDRAVRDEFGSRGAYLVDDLVLAGAGDRTAAQALAAGEPTRDVWLALCAEMDVPPNRRYGVGRLEPRR from the coding sequence ATGCGCCGCAGCGAGTTCGATCGCGCCGTCCGGGACGAGTTCGGCTCGCGCGGAGCGTATCTGGTCGATGACCTCGTGCTCGCCGGCGCCGGCGATCGCACGGCGGCGCAAGCATTGGCCGCGGGCGAGCCCACACGCGACGTGTGGCTCGCGCTGTGCGCGGAGATGGATGTGCCGCCGAACCGGCGGTACGGAGTGGGGCGGCTCGAACCGCGGCGCTGA
- a CDS encoding MFS transporter, which produces MPSPSSVGIRSYRALPRIAGWDYLVATSLGRLPLSMVPLAVLTLVTSATGSIAVGGFAAAAAAIGEAVGAPASGAIADRIGQRPVLLAGVVVHVALLLLLTWGAGHVSDGWTVALAAGIGLSLPQVGAFSRTRWLSLAPDDLPTAFAFEGVIDEISYIFGPAIVGLTAAFVSPQAATLLAGGLVVAFATQFAVHRTHRSVPRRRHAPPRRAAPAGRRTLLVAALVGMLAMGTFFGGSQTGLTAFAERVGIPDAGALLYAVMAVGSAITTLSMVLIPERVGTWTRWSVAAGGMMVGASLMLVADDVVWIVGAGLVAGAFQGPLLLTIFRVVGEAADEGRAGILLTLTTSGIVLGIAAGSALSGLLAQNLGAAAGFAPVLTATLILLVMGLVGAAAAKGRARTASR; this is translated from the coding sequence ATGCCCTCCCCCTCCTCCGTCGGCATCCGCTCGTACCGCGCCCTGCCGCGCATCGCCGGCTGGGACTACCTCGTCGCCACGAGCCTTGGGCGCCTTCCGCTGTCGATGGTCCCGCTCGCCGTCCTGACGCTCGTGACCTCCGCTACCGGTTCGATCGCCGTCGGCGGCTTCGCCGCAGCGGCCGCCGCCATCGGTGAGGCCGTGGGCGCTCCCGCCTCCGGCGCGATCGCCGACCGCATCGGACAGCGCCCGGTGCTGCTCGCAGGCGTCGTCGTGCACGTGGCTCTGCTCCTTCTCCTGACGTGGGGCGCAGGACACGTCTCCGACGGCTGGACGGTCGCCCTCGCCGCCGGAATCGGGCTGAGCCTGCCGCAGGTCGGCGCGTTCTCCCGCACGCGGTGGCTCTCCCTCGCGCCCGACGATCTGCCGACCGCCTTCGCCTTCGAAGGCGTCATCGACGAGATCTCCTACATCTTCGGGCCCGCCATAGTGGGCCTGACGGCCGCGTTCGTATCCCCGCAGGCGGCCACCCTGCTGGCGGGTGGACTCGTGGTCGCCTTCGCGACGCAGTTCGCCGTGCACCGCACGCACCGCAGCGTCCCGCGCCGGCGCCACGCGCCGCCTCGGCGCGCGGCACCGGCGGGACGGCGGACCCTGCTGGTCGCCGCGCTCGTCGGGATGCTGGCGATGGGGACGTTCTTCGGCGGGAGCCAGACCGGTCTCACGGCCTTCGCCGAGCGCGTCGGCATCCCGGATGCGGGTGCGCTCCTCTACGCCGTCATGGCGGTCGGCTCGGCGATCACCACGCTGTCGATGGTGCTGATCCCGGAGCGGGTGGGCACCTGGACCCGATGGAGCGTGGCCGCGGGCGGGATGATGGTGGGAGCGTCGCTCATGCTCGTGGCCGACGATGTCGTCTGGATCGTCGGCGCGGGCCTTGTCGCAGGCGCCTTCCAGGGCCCTCTTCTGCTGACGATCTTCCGCGTCGTGGGCGAAGCCGCCGACGAGGGACGGGCAGGCATCCTGCTGACCCTCACCACGAGCGGTATCGTCCTCGGGATCGCCGCGGGCTCCGCTCTGTCCGGCCTCCTCGCGCAGAACCTGGGAGCCGCCGCGGGCTTCGCGCCCGTGCTCACCGCCACCCTCATCCTGCTCGTGATGGGCCTCGTGGGCGCCGCCGCCGCGAAGGGCCGCGCACGCACCGCATCCCGTTAG
- a CDS encoding regulatory protein RecX: MTREDDRGEGETLAPVIPLFGERSAAAASSREESVPRARRPFFAPEPDDAPDAPASGRPFEVDIDSEGGDAAIAQAASDALLRKLRSRSFSEREARTFLAQHELSSDAVEDIVADFLRLSYLDDAALAEQLVHVGVSRKGEGRMAIAQAMARRGIPRDVADAALDAVGDDDAERALEFARRKATSIGGRDDEAALRRLVGQLARRGYPSSVAMTAARQALAEARRPAARGPRFD; the protein is encoded by the coding sequence ATGACCCGTGAGGACGACCGGGGCGAGGGGGAGACCCTCGCCCCGGTGATCCCGCTCTTCGGTGAGCGCTCGGCGGCCGCCGCGTCGTCTCGCGAGGAGTCGGTACCGCGGGCGCGTCGCCCGTTCTTCGCCCCCGAACCTGATGACGCCCCGGACGCTCCGGCATCCGGTCGGCCGTTCGAGGTCGACATCGATTCCGAAGGGGGTGATGCGGCCATCGCGCAGGCGGCGTCGGACGCGTTGCTACGGAAGCTGCGGTCGCGGTCCTTCTCCGAACGCGAAGCGCGCACCTTCCTCGCTCAGCACGAGCTCTCGAGCGACGCCGTCGAGGACATCGTGGCGGACTTCCTCCGCCTGTCCTACCTCGACGACGCGGCGCTGGCGGAGCAGCTGGTGCACGTCGGTGTCTCCCGAAAGGGCGAAGGGCGCATGGCGATCGCGCAGGCGATGGCCCGCCGCGGCATCCCGCGCGACGTCGCCGATGCCGCTCTGGACGCCGTGGGCGATGACGACGCCGAGCGCGCCCTCGAGTTCGCGCGTCGCAAGGCGACGTCGATCGGCGGCCGGGACGACGAGGCGGCGTTGCGCCGGCTCGTCGGTCAGCTCGCGCGCCGCGGCTATCCGTCATCGGTGGCGATGACCGCGGCGAGGCAGGCCCTCGCCGAGGCGCGGCGTCCGGCCGCCCGCGGTCCCCGCTTCGACTGA
- the dapF gene encoding diaminopimelate epimerase — translation MSRTLPFTKGHGTGNDFVILSDPDGELELSDHQIAVLCDRRFGIGADGLLRVVRSARIPEGAAAARAGAEWFMDYRNADGSKAEMCGNGTRVFARFLEDQGFASLDVPLGIGTRAGVKTLTRSERGFEVDLGQWVVDENDVLVRARGLDVARPGQPVDVGNPHVVVALSSEAELEALDLTVQPLLDPQPPAGANIEFVVPSDPLVVGGVGGIRMRVFERGVGETLSCGTGVAAAALAVRHWAGPAAPDAWVVDVPGGTLGVRMHEGHVLLSGPASLVFHGEVTLA, via the coding sequence ATGTCGCGCACGCTCCCGTTCACCAAGGGCCACGGAACCGGGAACGACTTCGTGATTCTCTCCGATCCCGACGGAGAGCTCGAGCTCAGTGACCATCAGATCGCCGTTCTCTGCGATCGTCGATTCGGTATCGGCGCCGACGGACTACTTCGGGTGGTGCGCTCCGCGCGGATCCCCGAGGGTGCAGCCGCCGCTCGGGCCGGCGCCGAGTGGTTCATGGACTACCGCAACGCCGACGGATCGAAGGCCGAGATGTGCGGCAACGGCACCCGTGTGTTCGCGCGCTTCCTCGAGGATCAGGGTTTCGCGTCCCTCGACGTGCCGCTCGGCATCGGCACCCGTGCCGGCGTCAAGACGCTCACGCGCAGTGAACGCGGCTTCGAGGTGGATCTGGGGCAGTGGGTCGTCGACGAGAACGACGTGCTCGTGCGTGCCCGCGGTCTGGATGTGGCGCGTCCGGGCCAGCCGGTGGACGTCGGAAACCCGCACGTCGTCGTGGCGCTGTCCTCCGAGGCCGAGCTGGAAGCGCTCGATCTGACGGTGCAGCCCCTCCTCGACCCGCAGCCTCCCGCCGGCGCCAACATCGAGTTCGTCGTGCCGAGTGATCCCCTCGTGGTGGGTGGCGTCGGCGGCATCCGGATGCGGGTCTTCGAGCGGGGTGTCGGAGAGACCCTCAGCTGCGGCACCGGCGTGGCTGCCGCAGCTCTCGCGGTGCGCCACTGGGCAGGGCCCGCGGCGCCGGACGCGTGGGTCGTGGATGTACCCGGAGGGACGCTGGGCGTGCGCATGCACGAGGGGCACGTGCTGCTGTCCGGGCCCGCCTCACTCGTCTTCCACGGCGAGGTGACGCTCGCCTAA
- the miaB gene encoding tRNA (N6-isopentenyl adenosine(37)-C2)-methylthiotransferase MiaB has protein sequence MTIPSSAPTLIAASPAALDADGRARTYEVRTFGCQMNVHDSERLSGSLESAGYVPAEPGAEADVVVINTCAVRDNAAGKLYGTLGHLKSRKSAHAGMQIAVGGCLAQMDKQTVVDKAPWVDVVFGTHNMGSLPKLLERARHNEEAELEILESLDVFPSTLPTKRDSVYSGWVSISVGCNNTCTFCIVPSLRGKEKDRRPGDILSEIRLLVDDGAIEVTLLGQNVNSYGVEFGDRQAFGKLLRAAGEIEGLERIRFTSPHPAAFTDDVIDAMAETPAVMPQLHMPLQSGSDRILKAMRRSYRSERFLGILDRVRARIPHAAISTDIIVGFPGETEEDFQETLRVVEQARFASAFTFQYSIREGTPAATMDEQVPKEIVQERYERLVALQERISLEENQKQVGRRLDVLVSAGEGKKDAATRRLTGRAEDNRLVHFEVPDGSPVPRPGDVVSVVVTHAAPFHLLADSPDGAPLAIRRTRSGDAWDRAEADSCGVPAPAGSGPKAVSLGLPSLRRDQ, from the coding sequence ATGACGATCCCCTCGAGCGCTCCGACCCTCATCGCCGCCTCGCCCGCCGCGCTCGACGCGGACGGCCGCGCGCGGACCTACGAGGTGCGTACTTTCGGCTGCCAGATGAACGTGCACGACTCCGAGCGTCTCTCGGGATCGTTGGAGTCCGCGGGCTACGTGCCGGCCGAGCCCGGCGCCGAGGCCGACGTCGTGGTGATCAACACGTGCGCCGTGCGCGACAATGCCGCCGGCAAGCTCTACGGAACGCTCGGGCACCTGAAGTCGCGCAAGAGTGCGCACGCGGGGATGCAGATCGCCGTCGGCGGCTGCCTGGCGCAGATGGACAAGCAGACGGTCGTCGACAAGGCCCCATGGGTGGATGTCGTCTTCGGTACCCACAACATGGGATCGCTGCCGAAGCTCCTCGAGCGAGCGCGGCACAACGAGGAGGCCGAGCTCGAGATCCTCGAATCCCTCGACGTCTTCCCCTCGACGCTGCCCACGAAGCGCGACAGCGTGTACAGCGGCTGGGTCTCGATCTCGGTGGGCTGCAACAACACCTGCACGTTCTGCATCGTCCCGAGCCTTCGCGGTAAGGAGAAGGACCGCCGCCCCGGCGACATCCTGAGCGAGATCCGGCTGCTGGTCGATGACGGCGCGATCGAGGTCACGCTGCTCGGTCAGAATGTGAACTCCTACGGGGTGGAGTTCGGTGATCGTCAGGCGTTCGGCAAGCTCCTGCGCGCCGCAGGGGAGATCGAGGGTCTGGAGCGGATCCGCTTCACGAGCCCTCATCCCGCAGCCTTCACCGACGACGTCATCGACGCGATGGCGGAGACGCCCGCGGTCATGCCGCAGCTGCACATGCCGCTGCAGTCCGGCAGCGACCGCATCCTCAAAGCCATGCGCCGCTCGTACCGTTCGGAGCGCTTCCTCGGCATCCTCGATCGGGTGCGCGCGCGCATTCCGCACGCTGCGATCTCCACCGACATCATCGTCGGTTTCCCGGGCGAGACCGAAGAGGACTTCCAGGAGACGCTGCGGGTCGTCGAACAGGCGCGGTTCGCGAGCGCCTTCACGTTCCAGTACTCGATCCGCGAAGGCACACCCGCCGCCACGATGGACGAGCAGGTGCCGAAGGAGATCGTGCAGGAGCGTTACGAGCGCCTCGTCGCCCTGCAGGAGCGCATCAGCCTCGAGGAGAACCAGAAGCAGGTGGGTCGCCGCCTCGACGTGCTCGTCTCCGCCGGCGAGGGCAAGAAGGACGCGGCCACGCGGCGACTGACCGGTCGCGCCGAAGACAATCGACTGGTGCACTTCGAGGTCCCCGACGGCTCGCCGGTGCCGCGCCCCGGCGATGTCGTCTCGGTCGTCGTCACGCACGCGGCGCCCTTCCATCTGCTGGCCGATTCGCCGGACGGCGCCCCGCTCGCGATCCGGCGCACACGTTCGGGCGATGCATGGGATCGCGCCGAGGCCGATTCCTGCGGCGTGCCCGCTCCCGCCGGCTCGGGCCCGAAGGCGGTCTCCCTGGGTCTTCCGTCGCTGCGTCGGGATCAGTGA
- a CDS encoding helix-turn-helix domain-containing protein, with amino-acid sequence MILVRHEIGEVLRELRQQKGRTLRQVASRASVALGYLSEVERGQKEASSEILGAVAEALDVPISTIMREVSDRLSVLEGINSFPDVVPDELVAMASPELSLR; translated from the coding sequence ATGATCCTGGTACGTCATGAGATCGGCGAAGTCCTTCGTGAGCTCCGTCAGCAGAAGGGGCGCACCCTTCGGCAGGTCGCCAGCCGCGCGAGTGTCGCGCTGGGATACCTGAGCGAGGTCGAGCGCGGACAGAAGGAAGCCTCGAGCGAGATCCTCGGTGCCGTGGCCGAGGCGCTGGATGTTCCCATCTCCACGATCATGCGTGAGGTCTCCGACCGACTCTCGGTGCTGGAGGGCATCAACTCCTTCCCGGATGTCGTGCCGGACGAGCTCGTCGCTATGGCCTCTCCCGAACTCTCGCTGCGCTGA
- the miaA gene encoding tRNA (adenosine(37)-N6)-dimethylallyltransferase MiaA: MSVPRLWIVAGATGTGKTGISLALAEELAARGRTAEIVNADAMQLYRGMDIGTAKLPVAERRGIPHHLFDVLEVAEEAAVADYQPRARQTIEAINARGSDAILVGGSGLYVSAVAYDFRFPPRDEALRRALEAELDEVGPGVLYERLRSVDPATAERVDPHNGRRIVRALEILAQGATTHGAALPEDPRLWHPRTHLLVAHEERDVLVPRLDARVDQMWRDGLLDEVAALRERGLDRGVTARRAIGYAQAIGELDGRLSRDEAIARTQALTRRYARRQVSWFRRYTAARRVTAGMAVADIVDG, from the coding sequence ATGTCCGTGCCCCGGCTGTGGATCGTGGCCGGGGCCACCGGCACGGGCAAGACCGGGATCTCGCTCGCGCTGGCCGAGGAGCTCGCAGCGCGAGGCCGCACGGCCGAGATCGTCAACGCGGACGCCATGCAGCTGTATCGCGGCATGGACATCGGAACGGCGAAGCTACCCGTCGCCGAGCGACGCGGAATCCCTCACCACCTCTTCGACGTGCTCGAGGTCGCCGAAGAAGCCGCAGTTGCGGACTACCAGCCGCGAGCACGGCAGACGATCGAGGCGATCAACGCCCGCGGGTCTGATGCGATCCTCGTCGGAGGCTCGGGACTGTACGTGTCCGCCGTCGCGTACGACTTCCGCTTTCCTCCCCGCGACGAAGCGCTGCGCCGGGCGCTGGAGGCGGAGCTGGACGAGGTCGGACCCGGTGTGCTGTACGAGCGCCTGCGCAGCGTCGATCCTGCCACCGCGGAACGCGTCGACCCGCACAACGGCCGGCGCATCGTGCGGGCGCTCGAGATCCTGGCGCAGGGCGCCACGACGCACGGCGCTGCGCTGCCCGAAGACCCCCGTCTGTGGCACCCGCGGACGCACCTGCTGGTCGCGCATGAAGAGCGGGACGTCCTCGTGCCCCGTCTGGACGCCCGCGTCGATCAGATGTGGCGTGACGGCCTGCTCGACGAGGTCGCAGCCCTGCGCGAGCGCGGACTCGACAGGGGCGTCACGGCGCGCAGGGCCATCGGGTATGCGCAGGCCATCGGGGAGCTCGACGGTCGGTTGAGCCGCGACGAGGCCATCGCTCGGACACAGGCGCTCACCCGTCGCTACGCGCGACGCCAGGTCTCCTGGTTCCGCCGCTACACAGCCGCCCGCCGCGTCACAGCGGGAATGGCAGTCGCGGATATCGTCGACGGGTGA
- the recA gene encoding recombinase RecA has translation MPSPADREKALESALALIDRQFGKGSVMRLGSEDRAPVEIIPTGSIALDVALGVGGLPRGRIIEIYGPESSGKTTLTLHAIANAQRAGGIAAFIDAEHALDPDYAKKLGVDIDQLLVSQPDTGEQALEIADMLVRSGAIDLVVIDSVAALVPKAEIEGEMGDSHVGLQARLMSQALRKLTGGLNQTKTTAIFINQLREKIGVFFGSPETTAGGKALKFYASVRLDIRRIETLKDGTEAVGNRTRVKVVKNKMAPPFKQAEFDILFGTGISREGSLIDFGVDQGIVKKSGSWFTYDGEQLGQGKENARNFLRNNADVAAEIEQKIKTKLGIGPVVEAPVEDELAQRRPA, from the coding sequence ATGCCCTCACCCGCAGACCGCGAGAAAGCCCTCGAATCGGCGCTCGCCCTGATCGACCGGCAGTTCGGAAAGGGCTCGGTCATGCGACTGGGCAGCGAAGACCGCGCCCCGGTCGAGATCATCCCGACAGGTTCCATCGCGCTGGATGTCGCACTCGGCGTCGGCGGACTGCCGCGTGGACGCATCATCGAGATCTACGGTCCCGAATCCTCCGGTAAGACCACACTCACCCTGCATGCGATCGCCAACGCGCAGCGCGCGGGCGGAATCGCCGCCTTCATAGACGCCGAGCATGCGCTCGACCCCGACTACGCCAAGAAGCTCGGTGTCGACATCGACCAGCTCCTGGTGTCGCAGCCCGACACGGGAGAGCAGGCTCTCGAGATCGCCGACATGCTGGTGCGCTCGGGCGCCATCGACCTCGTCGTCATCGACTCGGTCGCAGCCCTCGTGCCCAAGGCGGAGATCGAGGGCGAGATGGGCGACAGTCACGTCGGTCTGCAGGCGCGCCTCATGTCGCAGGCGCTGCGCAAGCTGACAGGTGGTCTGAACCAGACGAAGACCACCGCGATCTTCATCAACCAGCTCCGCGAGAAGATCGGCGTGTTCTTCGGATCGCCGGAGACGACCGCGGGTGGTAAGGCGCTCAAGTTCTACGCGTCGGTCCGCCTCGACATCCGTCGCATCGAGACGCTGAAGGACGGCACGGAGGCGGTGGGTAACCGCACCCGTGTCAAGGTCGTCAAGAACAAGATGGCGCCGCCCTTCAAGCAGGCCGAGTTCGACATCCTGTTCGGTACCGGCATCTCCCGCGAGGGAAGCCTGATCGACTTCGGTGTCGACCAGGGCATCGTCAAGAAGTCGGGTTCCTGGTTCACCTACGACGGCGAGCAGCTGGGTCAGGGCAAGGAGAACGCCCGTAACTTCCTGCGCAACAACGCCGACGTCGCCGCGGAGATCGAGCAGAAGATCAAGACCAAGCTCGGTATCGGCCCCGTCGTCGAGGCGCCGGTCGAAGACGAGCTGGCTCAGCGTCGCCCGGCATGA
- a CDS encoding class I SAM-dependent methyltransferase: MGSDHYFTASPASPENLRTIRVTVAGRDIDVTTAGGVFSPDRLDAGTAVLLSNTPPPPAGGHFLDLGCGWGPISLSLALASPHATVWAVDVNQRALDLVRRNAENLGLSNINAVTPDDVPDDIAFRTIRSNPPIRVGKNELHGMLERWIPRLDERSDAWLVVARNLGADSLQRWLAASFPAGFSVHRTATARGFRVLKIRRHGAEITAPIPLP, encoded by the coding sequence ATGGGGAGTGACCACTACTTCACCGCGTCACCCGCCAGTCCCGAGAACCTCCGCACCATCCGTGTGACCGTGGCCGGTCGCGACATCGATGTGACGACGGCCGGCGGAGTGTTCAGCCCGGATCGACTGGATGCGGGCACCGCGGTGCTGCTGAGCAACACGCCGCCGCCGCCGGCCGGGGGGCACTTCCTCGATCTCGGATGCGGCTGGGGCCCGATCTCACTCTCGCTGGCGCTCGCGTCGCCCCACGCCACGGTGTGGGCGGTCGATGTGAACCAACGGGCGCTCGATCTCGTCCGCCGCAACGCGGAGAACCTCGGCCTCAGCAACATCAACGCGGTGACCCCCGACGATGTTCCCGACGACATCGCCTTCCGCACCATCCGATCGAATCCCCCGATCCGTGTCGGCAAGAACGAGTTGCACGGCATGCTCGAGCGGTGGATCCCGCGACTGGACGAGCGCTCGGACGCGTGGCTCGTGGTCGCGCGCAATCTGGGCGCTGATTCGCTCCAGCGCTGGCTGGCCGCATCCTTCCCCGCCGGCTTCAGCGTGCACCGCACCGCGACGGCGCGCGGCTTCCGCGTGCTCAAGATCCGTCGCCACGGGGCCGAGATCACCGCTCCCATCCCGCTGCCCTGA